Part of the Kineococcus aurantiacus genome, CTTCCCCGACGGCATCGAGGGCGAGGAGGTCTACCAGAAGCGCACCGCGAAGTTCGCCCCCGAGTTCGTGGAGACCGTCCGCATCACCTTCCCCTCGGGCCGCTCGGCCGACGCGCTGCGCCCCACGAGCACGGCCGCCCTCGTCTGGGCCGCGCAGCAGGCCACGATCACGTTCCACCCCTGGCACTGCACGGCCCCCGACGTCGACCACCCCGACGAGCTGCGCATCGACCTCGACCCCCAGCCCGGCACGGGGTTCGCCCAGGCCCGCGCGGTCGCCCGCGACGTGCTGCGCCCCTTCCTCGACGAGCTGGGCTACGAGGGGTTCGTCAAGACCTCCGGCGGCCGCGGGCTGCACGTGTTCGTGACGATCGAGCCGCGGTGGACGTTCACCGAGGTGCGGCGCGCCGCGATCGCCCTGGCCCGGGAGGTCGAGCGCCGCGCCGACGGCCTGGTGACCTCGGCGTGGTGGAAGGAGGAGCGCGGGGAGACGGTGTTCGTCGACTACAACCAGAACGCCCGCGACCGCACCATCGCCAGCGCCTACTCGCTGCGCCGCACCCCGCGGGCGACGGTGTCGGCGCCGCTGCGCTGGGAGGAGCTGGACGCGGACCTGGAACCGGACGACCTCACCCTGACGACCTTCCCGGCGCGGTTCGCCGAGGTGGGCGACCTGTGGGCCCGGCGCCGCGACCGCGCGGCGTCCCTGGAGCCGCTGCTGGCGCTGGCCGACCGCGACGCCGGCGAGGGCCTGGGCGACCTGCCCTACCCGCCGAGCTACCCGAAGGTGCCCGGCGAGCCCCCGCGCGTGCAGCCGTCGCGGGCGCGCCGCCCGCCGCAGGCACGACCGCCGGGGGCGTGAGCCTCAAGGGCGGGCCCGCCGCGGCCGATGGGGTGGGAGCCGGCGGGTGCCGGCCCGCCCTCCGGAGGACCAGCATGCCGAGCACCGCCCGTCTCCTCGCCGACCGCAGCGTCCGCACCAAGGTGCTCAGCGCGCTCGCCGCCCTCGGGCTGGTCACGGTCGGGGTGAGCACCGCGTCCCTGGTGACCCTGAGCACCAACGCCGAGCGCGCCGACGGGATGTACCGGGACGGCGTCATCGGGGCGACGGCGCTGGGCCGGGTCCACCAGGAGGAGCTCAAGACGCGGATGCTCGTCGCGCAGCACGCCGCGACGCCGGACGCCGAGGGCAAGGCCGAGGTCGCGCAGAAGATCGTGGACAGCGACGCCGAGCTCGACGACTGGGCCGCGAAGTACACCGCCGGGTCGCCGGCCGACACCGCCGGCTGGGAGGACTTCACCGACGCGTGGGCGCAGTGGCGCCAGGCGCGCGACAGCCGGCTGCTGCCGCTGTCGGAGGCCGGGGACCAGGCCGGGTGGGCCGCCGCCAACGCCGAGGTCGCCCAGCCCCTGGTCAGCGCCGCCGCCGACGCCCTCGACGTCGTGGAGGCCGCGGAGAACGCCCGCGCCAAGGCCGCCGCCGACGCCTCCGCCGACGACTCCACCCGCTCCCGCGAGCTGATCGTCGCCGCCCTCGTGCTGGGTCTGGGCCTGTCCACCACCCTGGGCCTGCTCGTCGTGCGCTCCATCGTCGGCCCGCTGCGGGCCGTGTCCGCCTCGCTGGAGGCCGTGGCGAACGGGGACCTCACGGTCGGGGCGACCGTCACCTCCCGCGACGAGCTCGGCCAGATGGCCGACGCCCTCGAACGGGCCCGCGACAGCGTCCGCAGCACCATCTCGGCCATCTCGGCCTCCTCGGAGTCGCTGCTGCTGGCCTCCGACCAGCTGACCGCCGACAGCGAGCGCATCGGCGGCACCGCCGGGGAGACGGCCTCCGCCGCCGCGTCCGCGGCCGACACCGCCGCCACCGTGTCCGCCAGCGTCTCCACGGTCGCCATGGGCGCCGACGAGATGCAGGCCGCGATCCGCGACATCGCCAACGGGGCCTCCGAGGCCACCGCCGTCGCCGCCCGCGCCGACGAGCTGGCCGGGCGCGCCGGGGAGACCGTCGCGCGCCTGGGCGTCAGCTCCGCGCAGATCGGCGACGTCGTCAAGGCCATCACCGCCATCGCCGAGCAGACGAACCTGCTGGCCCTGAACGCCACCATCGAGGCCGCGCGCGCCGGGGAGGCCGGCAAGGGCTTCGCCGTCGTCGCCGGGGAGGTCAAGGAGCTGTCCGCGCAGACCGCGCGCGCCACCGAGGACATCGCCGCCCGGGTCGGCTCCATCCAGACCGACACCGCCGAGGCGGTGCGCGCCATCGAGAGCATCGCCGAGGTCATCGCCGAGATCGGCAACCACCAGACGACGATCGCCTCCGCGGTCGAGGAGCAGTCCGCGACGACGGCGGAGATGAGCCGCAGCGTCGGCGAGGCCGCCGCGGGCTCGGAGCGCATCGCCGACAGCATCCGCGGGATCACCGGGTCCGCGGCCACGACCGCCGAGGTCGTCGCCGGGTCCCGCACCGCGACCGACGACCTGGTGCGGCTGTCCGGTGAGCTCAGCTTCCTGGTGACCCGCTTCAAGGTCTGAGGTCCCGGCCCCCGGCGGGGCCGGGCGGGTCGGACGACCGCTCAGACGACCCGGTCGGCGATGGTCCCCGCGTACGCCTCGAGGGCCTCGCGGGCCGGGGAGGCGGGCAGGCCCGCCAGGTGCGTGGAGGCGCGCCGGGCCCACTCGCGGGCCGTGCACCGGGCCTGGTCGGTGACGGGGTGGCGGCGCAGCGCGTCGACCGCCTCGGCCAGCACCGCGTCGTCGTCGAGGCGGCCGGAGTCCAGCAGGGCCACGACGGCCCGCGCGGCGGGGTCGCCCTCGGCGGCCGCGCGGCGGGCCAGCAGGACCGGCAGCGTGGGGACGCCCTCGCGCAGGTCGGTGCCGGGGCGCTTGCCGGACTCGCCGACGTCGCTCGTGAGGTCCAGGACGTCGTCGGCGAGCTGGAAGGCGACGCCGACGTCCTCGCCGTAGCGGACCATGGCCCGCACGACGTCCTCCGAACCGCCGCCGAACACCGCCCCGAAGCGCCCGGCCGTCGCGATGAGCGAGGCCGTCTTGTCGGCCAGGACGTCGAGGTAGTGGCGCACGGGGTCCTCGTCGGGGCGGGGACCGACCGTCTCGTGCAACTGCCCCAGGCACAGCCGCTCGAACGTCTCGGCCTGCACCCGCACCGCCTCCGGGCCCAGGCCCGCGACGACGTTGGAGGCCCGGGCGAACAGCAGGTCCCCGGTGAGGATCGCGACGTTGTTGCCGTAGAGGTGCTGCGCCGCAGGCGCTCCGCGCCGGGTGGGGGCCGAGTCCATGACGTCGTCGTGGTACAGCGAGGCCAGGTGCGTCAGCTCGCAGACGACGGCCGCGGCGAGGACCTCCTCGGGCACGGGCGCGCCCGGGGCCGCCAGGTGGGCGCCGAGCAGGGTCAGCATGGGGCGCACCCGCTTGCCGCCGGCCTCGACGAGGTGGCGCGAGGGCGCGTCGGCGATCGGGTCGGCGTTGGCCACCGCGGCGCGCAGCCGCGCCTCGACGACGTCGAGCCCCTCGCGCAGCGCGTCCTCGAGGGCCGGGTCGGTGGTCGGCAGCGAGCCGGTGGTGTGCACGGACGTGTTCACGAGGCAGGGGCCAATCGCTTCAGCGCCACGACCACGCGGTCGGTGGCGTCCTTCGACGTCGGGTCGGCCAGGTTGGCCAGGAGCTTCACGACGAGCTTCATCAGGCCCGGCCGGGGCAGCCCGAAGCGCGTGGCGACGCGCATGACCTCGGGGTGGCCGATCAGGGAGACGAACACCCGCCCCAGCGTGTAGTACCCGCCCAGGTCGGCGCGGACGGCGGCCGGGTAGGACTGCAGCGCGCGCTCGCGGGCGCGCTCGTCGGGGGCGGCCAGGGCGTCGTCGACGGCCCGGGCGGCCAGCCGCGCCGACTGCATGGCGTAGGCGATGCCCTCGCCGTTGAAGGGGTTGACCATGCCGCCGGAGTCGCCGACCAGCAGCAGCCCGCGCGTGTAGTGCGGTGTGCGGTTGAACGCCATCGGCAGGGCCGCCCCGCGGATCGGGCCGACCTGGTCCTCCTCGCGGAAGCGCCACTCCGGCGGCATCCCGGACAGCCAGCGGCGCAGCAGCTGCCGGTAGTCGATGTCCCCGGACCCGGCGTCGGAGTCCAGGATCCCCAGGCCCACGTTGGAGGTGCCGTCGCCGACGCCGAAGACCCAGCCGTAGCCGGGCAGCAGCGGGCCGGTCGAGGAGTCGCCCTCGCGCAGCTCCAGCCAGCTCTCCAGCCAGTCGTCGTCGTGCCGGGGGCTGGTGAAGTAGGTGCGCACGGCGATGCCCAGGGGGCGGTCGTCGCGCTTGGCCAGGCCCATCGACAGGGCCAGCCGGCT contains:
- a CDS encoding DNA polymerase domain-containing protein, coding for MSARPAAEELDVDGVAVRLTSPDKPYYPALGEAGRKRRVVEHYLLVAPALLTAVRDRPTYLQRFPDGIEGEEVYQKRTAKFAPEFVETVRITFPSGRSADALRPTSTAALVWAAQQATITFHPWHCTAPDVDHPDELRIDLDPQPGTGFAQARAVARDVLRPFLDELGYEGFVKTSGGRGLHVFVTIEPRWTFTEVRRAAIALAREVERRADGLVTSAWWKEERGETVFVDYNQNARDRTIASAYSLRRTPRATVSAPLRWEELDADLEPDDLTLTTFPARFAEVGDLWARRRDRAASLEPLLALADRDAGEGLGDLPYPPSYPKVPGEPPRVQPSRARRPPQARPPGA
- a CDS encoding methyl-accepting chemotaxis protein; this encodes MPSTARLLADRSVRTKVLSALAALGLVTVGVSTASLVTLSTNAERADGMYRDGVIGATALGRVHQEELKTRMLVAQHAATPDAEGKAEVAQKIVDSDAELDDWAAKYTAGSPADTAGWEDFTDAWAQWRQARDSRLLPLSEAGDQAGWAAANAEVAQPLVSAAADALDVVEAAENARAKAAADASADDSTRSRELIVAALVLGLGLSTTLGLLVVRSIVGPLRAVSASLEAVANGDLTVGATVTSRDELGQMADALERARDSVRSTISAISASSESLLLASDQLTADSERIGGTAGETASAAASAADTAATVSASVSTVAMGADEMQAAIRDIANGASEATAVAARADELAGRAGETVARLGVSSAQIGDVVKAITAIAEQTNLLALNATIEAARAGEAGKGFAVVAGEVKELSAQTARATEDIAARVGSIQTDTAEAVRAIESIAEVIAEIGNHQTTIASAVEEQSATTAEMSRSVGEAAAGSERIADSIRGITGSAATTAEVVAGSRTATDDLVRLSGELSFLVTRFKV
- a CDS encoding polyprenyl synthetase family protein; this translates as MNTSVHTTGSLPTTDPALEDALREGLDVVEARLRAAVANADPIADAPSRHLVEAGGKRVRPMLTLLGAHLAAPGAPVPEEVLAAAVVCELTHLASLYHDDVMDSAPTRRGAPAAQHLYGNNVAILTGDLLFARASNVVAGLGPEAVRVQAETFERLCLGQLHETVGPRPDEDPVRHYLDVLADKTASLIATAGRFGAVFGGGSEDVVRAMVRYGEDVGVAFQLADDVLDLTSDVGESGKRPGTDLREGVPTLPVLLARRAAAEGDPAARAVVALLDSGRLDDDAVLAEAVDALRRHPVTDQARCTAREWARRASTHLAGLPASPAREALEAYAGTIADRVV
- a CDS encoding geranylgeranyl reductase family protein — encoded protein: MDTHDADVLVVGAGPAGSTLARHLADAGRRVLVLEKSSFPREKVCGDGLTPRAVHELDLLGLKTPEQDGWLRNKGLRLLGGGVRLQVPWPEISDFPGHGLVQTRSRFDQALAEHARDGGATVLERTSVTGPVLDERTGHVVGVTARPVDESGRKSGQERTYRAPVVVAADGVGSRLALSMGLAKRDDRPLGIAVRTYFTSPRHDDDWLESWLELREGDSSTGPLLPGYGWVFGVGDGTSNVGLGILDSDAGSGDIDYRQLLRRWLSGMPPEWRFREEDQVGPIRGAALPMAFNRTPHYTRGLLLVGDSGGMVNPFNGEGIAYAMQSARLAARAVDDALAAPDERARERALQSYPAAVRADLGGYYTLGRVFVSLIGHPEVMRVATRFGLPRPGLMKLVVKLLANLADPTSKDATDRVVVALKRLAPAS